One segment of Stappia sp. 28M-7 DNA contains the following:
- a CDS encoding DUF2182 domain-containing protein: MAAGVGISAKGSGDSPDPERAPGLWNLAARHPRAVVLACIGIVSLAGWAYLAAMVAAMLPVMDMGELGPGMALFNAFNIFAGLPAEARALLAAICLPEGASTFGMPGSAVWSAHDMLLVLVMWVAMALAMMLPTAAPVIAHFAEKVRQAPPEGHPALAPGRATLVLALGYLSVWMAYAVVATLAQAALTMAGALTPMMAPVTTVLAGTTLVAAGIYQFTPAKAACLWRCRNPRLFFASHNPSTLAETFRLGVMQGLFCFGCCWALMTVMFAVGIMNVLWIALLGLLMGLEKTFLSERLPQVIGVFLLLWGGFLLSLAAFGRVALAG, from the coding sequence GTGGCGGCAGGTGTCGGGATTTCGGCGAAAGGAAGCGGCGACAGTCCCGATCCGGAACGCGCGCCCGGCCTGTGGAACCTTGCCGCTCGGCACCCGCGCGCGGTGGTTCTTGCTTGCATCGGCATCGTCTCGCTCGCCGGCTGGGCCTATCTGGCGGCGATGGTGGCCGCCATGCTCCCGGTCATGGACATGGGCGAGCTCGGCCCTGGCATGGCCCTCTTCAACGCCTTCAACATCTTTGCCGGACTGCCGGCGGAAGCGCGCGCGCTGCTTGCCGCGATCTGCCTGCCCGAAGGCGCCTCGACCTTCGGGATGCCTGGCTCCGCGGTCTGGTCGGCGCACGACATGCTGTTGGTACTGGTCATGTGGGTCGCGATGGCGCTGGCGATGATGCTGCCGACCGCAGCGCCCGTGATCGCGCATTTCGCCGAAAAGGTTCGTCAGGCCCCGCCCGAGGGGCACCCCGCTCTGGCGCCGGGGCGGGCAACGCTGGTGCTGGCCCTCGGCTATCTTTCGGTCTGGATGGCCTATGCGGTCGTCGCGACCCTGGCGCAGGCCGCCCTGACCATGGCCGGGGCCCTGACTCCGATGATGGCGCCTGTAACGACGGTCCTGGCCGGCACCACGCTGGTCGCCGCCGGCATCTACCAGTTCACGCCGGCCAAGGCGGCCTGCCTGTGGCGCTGCCGCAATCCCCGGCTGTTCTTCGCCAGCCACAATCCCTCGACGCTGGCCGAGACCTTCCGGCTCGGCGTCATGCAGGGGCTGTTCTGCTTCGGCTGTTGCTGGGCCTTGATGACGGTGATGTTTGCCGTCGGCATCATGAACGTGCTCTGGATCGCGCTTCTGGGCCTTCTGATGGGCCTGGAAAAGACGTTTCTCTCCGAGCGCTTGCCGCAGGTGATCGGCGTGTTCCTGCTTCTGTGGGGCGGCTTCCTGCTCTCGCTCGCCGCGTTCGGCCGCGTCGCCCTTGCCGGCTGA
- a CDS encoding phosphatidylcholine/phosphatidylserine synthase translates to MADLDAGVTDRLKSAHPLFLIHVLTALGAPIALLALLAGSRGDWTMLFVWLGIALVIDGIDGPLARHFDIARRMPQWSGASLDFVIDYATYVFLPAFALAASDMLSTPWNWICGGLVVFTGALYFADNGMKQPDGSFKGFPAGWNMVVFGLMVLSSSQVFTVIFVVALCALTFAPIRFVHPVRVVRWRPLTLAVTLLWFVAAGFAIADGMSAEGPVKWLLAATSIYLLGVSALHQLLERLR, encoded by the coding sequence ATGGCGGATCTCGACGCTGGCGTTACGGACAGGCTGAAAAGCGCGCATCCGCTGTTCCTGATCCATGTCCTGACTGCGCTCGGCGCGCCGATTGCGCTGCTGGCGTTGCTCGCCGGTTCGCGCGGCGACTGGACGATGCTTTTCGTCTGGCTCGGGATCGCGCTTGTGATCGACGGGATCGACGGGCCGCTCGCCCGGCACTTCGACATTGCCCGGCGCATGCCACAATGGTCGGGCGCCTCGCTCGACTTTGTCATCGACTACGCGACTTATGTCTTCCTGCCGGCCTTCGCGCTGGCGGCCAGCGACATGCTGTCGACGCCGTGGAACTGGATCTGCGGTGGCCTGGTGGTGTTCACTGGCGCACTCTATTTCGCCGACAACGGCATGAAGCAGCCGGACGGCTCGTTCAAGGGCTTCCCGGCCGGCTGGAACATGGTCGTGTTCGGGCTGATGGTGCTGTCCTCCTCGCAGGTCTTCACTGTCATTTTCGTGGTGGCCCTGTGCGCGCTGACCTTTGCGCCGATCCGCTTCGTCCATCCGGTGCGCGTGGTGCGCTGGCGGCCGTTGACGCTCGCCGTGACGCTTCTGTGGTTCGTGGCCGCTGGCTTTGCCATTGCCGATGGCATGTCGGCCGAAGGGCCGGTGAAGTGGCTGCTGGCCGCGACCAGCATCTATCTGCTCGGTGTCTCCGCCCTGCACCAGTTGCTCGAGCGCCTGCGCTGA
- a CDS encoding quinone oxidoreductase, with protein MVKAIRVHETGGPEVMRWEDVELGNPGKGEARIRHTAVGLNFIDIYFRSGLYPAPAGLPFTPGNEGAGTVVAVGEGVTHVAPGDRVAYVGPLGSYAEERLLPADRLVKIPDGVDDKTAAGMMLKGMTARYLLRKTYKVTSDTTLLFHAAAGGVGLIAGQWAAKLGATVIGTVGSEEKAELARANGYTHVINYRTENFVERVREITGGKLCDVVYDSVGKDTYPGSLDCLRPLGMWVSFGQSSGPITDFNLGLLGPKGSLFATRPTLFTYIASRADLEETANDLFDVVRSGDVKIAVNQEYKLADAVKAHEDLQGRKTTGTTVLVP; from the coding sequence ATGGTGAAAGCAATCAGGGTGCATGAGACCGGCGGGCCGGAGGTCATGCGCTGGGAAGACGTCGAGCTCGGCAATCCGGGCAAGGGCGAGGCGCGGATCCGCCACACCGCAGTCGGCCTCAACTTCATCGACATCTACTTCCGTTCCGGCCTCTATCCGGCACCCGCCGGCCTGCCCTTCACTCCGGGCAATGAGGGCGCGGGCACCGTCGTCGCGGTGGGCGAGGGCGTGACCCACGTTGCTCCGGGCGACCGGGTGGCCTATGTCGGCCCGCTCGGCTCCTATGCAGAGGAGCGCCTGCTCCCGGCCGACCGTCTCGTCAAGATCCCGGACGGGGTCGACGACAAGACCGCTGCCGGCATGATGCTCAAGGGCATGACGGCGCGCTACCTGCTGCGCAAGACCTACAAGGTGACCTCCGACACGACGCTGCTGTTCCATGCGGCGGCGGGCGGCGTCGGCCTCATTGCCGGCCAATGGGCAGCCAAGCTCGGCGCCACGGTGATCGGCACGGTCGGTTCGGAGGAAAAGGCAGAGCTCGCCAGGGCCAACGGCTACACCCACGTCATCAACTACCGGACCGAGAACTTCGTCGAGCGCGTGCGCGAGATCACCGGCGGCAAGCTGTGCGACGTGGTCTACGATTCGGTCGGCAAGGACACCTATCCCGGTTCGCTCGACTGCCTGCGTCCTCTCGGCATGTGGGTGTCGTTCGGCCAGTCGTCCGGCCCAATCACCGACTTCAATCTCGGCCTGCTGGGGCCGAAGGGCTCGCTCTTCGCCACCCGTCCGACGCTCTTCACCTACATCGCCTCGCGCGCCGACCTGGAGGAGACCGCAAATGATCTCTTCGACGTGGTGCGCTCGGGCGACGTCAAGATCGCGGTGAACCAGGAGTACAAGCTCGCCGATGCCGTGAAGGCGCATGAGGACCTGCAGGGGCGCAAGACCACTGGAACCACCGTCCTCGTACCCTGA
- a CDS encoding LysR family transcriptional regulator yields MDRSRSLYGPALRYFAAVARSGSIRSAARELNVASSAVNRQILWLEQSLGHTLFDRLARGVQLTPAGEILRAHVLRTFADLEATLGDLDALTGMQRGTVRIASVESVTESLLPDVVAAFRRHYPGIHLHTVLTGSEQVVEAIIAGEADVGFAFEPPEDPRLAVAFHRDLEIGAVVRPGHPLTQLARVSLSDCLSHPFCFPSSDLSLRKRLDIALSDGGFPPGAFVEANSLKLMRELTRSDNTVAFLTTLGLEQELVDGSLVFLPLADQPLKRDRFTILTSAHRSLGHAARAFFEHSMDALRARLAMIDANSAS; encoded by the coding sequence ATGGATCGATCCCGCTCCCTCTACGGTCCGGCGCTGCGGTATTTCGCAGCCGTCGCCAGGTCCGGGTCGATCCGCTCTGCGGCGCGTGAGCTGAACGTCGCCTCGAGTGCCGTCAACCGGCAGATCCTGTGGCTGGAGCAGTCGCTCGGCCACACGCTGTTCGACCGGCTGGCGCGCGGGGTGCAGTTGACGCCCGCGGGAGAGATCCTGCGGGCGCATGTCTTGCGGACATTCGCCGACCTGGAAGCAACGCTCGGCGATCTCGATGCCCTGACCGGCATGCAGCGGGGCACTGTGCGCATCGCCAGCGTCGAGAGCGTCACCGAAAGCCTGCTGCCCGACGTGGTCGCCGCCTTTCGTCGCCACTATCCCGGCATCCACCTGCACACTGTGCTGACCGGATCCGAGCAGGTGGTGGAGGCGATCATTGCCGGCGAGGCGGATGTCGGCTTCGCCTTCGAGCCGCCCGAAGACCCGCGCCTTGCCGTCGCCTTCCACCGGGATCTGGAGATCGGGGCCGTGGTGCGGCCCGGCCATCCGTTGACGCAGCTGGCGCGCGTGTCGCTCAGCGACTGCCTGTCGCATCCGTTCTGCTTTCCCTCCAGCGACCTGTCGCTCAGGAAACGTCTGGACATCGCGCTGTCTGATGGGGGTTTTCCGCCCGGCGCCTTCGTGGAGGCGAACTCGCTGAAACTGATGCGGGAGCTCACCCGCAGCGATAACACGGTCGCCTTTCTCACCACGCTTGGCCTGGAACAGGAGCTGGTCGACGGATCTCTGGTCTTCCTGCCGCTGGCAGACCAACCCCTGAAGCGGGACCGTTTCACCATTCTGACCTCGGCGCACCGAAGCCTCGGTCACGCGGCACGCGCGTTCTTCGAACATTCTATGGACGCATTGCGAGCGCGCCTTGCCATGATCGATGCCAATTCGGCATCATAG
- the uraH gene encoding hydroxyisourate hydrolase — translation MGRLTTHVLDTALGKPAAGLTLSLWREEAGVFRHIRSAVTNSDGRVDAPLLEGEAFRAGVYELRFEAGAYLAASGADLPDPPFLDIIPLRFGIADEASHYHVPLLLSPFGYSTYRGS, via the coding sequence ATGGGACGACTGACCACGCATGTACTGGACACTGCGCTTGGCAAGCCGGCGGCAGGTCTGACGCTGTCGCTCTGGCGCGAGGAGGCCGGCGTATTCCGACACATCCGCTCCGCCGTGACCAATTCCGACGGCCGTGTCGATGCACCGCTGCTGGAGGGTGAGGCCTTCCGTGCGGGCGTCTACGAATTGCGGTTCGAGGCAGGCGCCTATCTTGCCGCCTCGGGGGCCGACCTGCCGGATCCGCCATTTCTTGATATCATTCCGCTGCGCTTCGGGATCGCCGACGAGGCCAGTCATTATCACGTGCCGCTGCTGCTCTCGCCCTTCGGCTATTCCACCTATCGCGGGAGTTGA
- the xdhA gene encoding xanthine dehydrogenase small subunit: MREVVRFLQNGRVVELADVRPTETVLDYLRLRRGLVGTKEGCGEGDCGACTVAVGRLVDGRLVYQPVNSCIQFLGMLDGAELVTVEDLAEDGQLHPVQQAMVDHHGSQCGFCTPGFVMSLFTLYHAPEKPATRKTVTDWLAGNLCRCTGYRPIVDAALEACFNEIDDAFSRRADENIAALQAMEQDTRDVFIAQEEGGFFAAPASLDALAELTERHPEATLVAGATDVGLWVTKQLRELPQVIWLGRVRDLDRIEETPGGVLMGAATTFAAAHPYMARIDPDLGELWRRIGSRQVRASGTVCGNIANGSPIGDSPPALIALGATIELRRGEASRTLPLEAFFIDYGKQDRAPGEIVTGLYVPRLDPNHAFRCFKISKRFDQDITSVLCALRVTLADGTITEARLAYGGMAATPRRAEIAELALIGARPDRPATWAAALKALADDFAPISDMRASDTYRKEVARALLAKALVEIGGTPDERTRVSGLRSGEVNHAA, from the coding sequence ATGCGTGAGGTCGTCCGTTTCCTGCAAAATGGCCGTGTCGTCGAGCTCGCCGATGTGCGGCCGACCGAGACGGTGCTCGACTATCTGCGCCTGCGTCGCGGTCTTGTCGGCACCAAGGAAGGCTGCGGGGAGGGCGACTGCGGAGCGTGCACGGTCGCGGTCGGACGCCTTGTGGACGGGCGGCTCGTCTACCAGCCGGTCAATTCCTGCATCCAGTTTCTCGGCATGCTCGACGGCGCCGAACTGGTCACGGTGGAAGACCTTGCCGAGGACGGACAGCTTCACCCGGTGCAGCAGGCGATGGTCGACCATCACGGTTCGCAATGCGGCTTCTGCACACCGGGCTTCGTGATGAGCCTCTTCACGCTCTACCACGCGCCGGAAAAGCCGGCGACGCGCAAGACGGTGACCGACTGGCTCGCCGGCAACCTGTGCCGCTGCACGGGATACCGCCCCATCGTCGATGCGGCGCTGGAGGCGTGTTTCAATGAGATCGACGACGCCTTCTCCCGGCGCGCGGACGAGAACATCGCGGCGCTGCAGGCGATGGAGCAGGACACGCGCGACGTCTTCATCGCGCAGGAGGAAGGCGGTTTCTTCGCAGCTCCCGCGTCGCTGGACGCGCTCGCCGAGCTTACCGAGCGCCACCCGGAGGCAACGCTCGTCGCAGGGGCGACCGATGTCGGCCTTTGGGTCACCAAGCAGCTGCGCGAGCTGCCGCAGGTGATCTGGCTCGGCCGGGTGCGTGATCTCGACCGTATCGAGGAAACGCCCGGCGGCGTTCTGATGGGGGCGGCCACGACCTTCGCGGCCGCCCATCCCTACATGGCGCGGATCGATCCCGATCTCGGCGAACTCTGGCGGCGCATCGGCTCGCGGCAGGTGCGCGCCTCCGGCACGGTCTGCGGCAACATCGCCAACGGCTCGCCCATCGGCGACAGTCCGCCGGCGCTGATTGCCCTCGGCGCCACCATCGAGCTGCGGCGGGGCGAGGCCTCGCGCACGCTGCCGCTGGAAGCCTTCTTCATCGACTACGGCAAGCAGGACCGCGCGCCGGGGGAGATCGTCACCGGACTTTACGTGCCCCGGCTCGATCCGAACCACGCCTTCCGCTGCTTCAAGATCTCCAAGCGCTTCGACCAGGACATCACCTCCGTTCTCTGCGCCCTGCGGGTGACGCTGGCCGACGGCACGATCACCGAGGCGCGGCTTGCCTATGGCGGCATGGCGGCAACGCCGCGGCGCGCGGAGATCGCTGAACTTGCCCTGATCGGCGCACGGCCCGACCGCCCCGCCACCTGGGCGGCGGCGCTGAAGGCGCTGGCGGACGATTTCGCGCCGATTTCCGACATGCGCGCCAGCGACACCTATCGCAAGGAGGTGGCACGCGCCTTGCTCGCCAAGGCCCTGGTGGAAATCGGCGGAACACCGGACGAACGCACGAGGGTGAGCGGATTGCGGAGCGGGGAGGTCAACCATGCAGCCTGA
- the xdhB gene encoding xanthine dehydrogenase molybdopterin binding subunit, which produces MQPDGTREAPAAAALANVGQSLPHDSAIRHVSGSAVYVDDIREPAGTLHVVPGWARDATRGRILSLDLDPVRAHPGVVAVIGPSEVPGKNDVSPALGDEPMFAEEEILFWGQPLFAVVATTREAARHAARKARIEVEDLPPLLTVEDALAADETVLPDYQFRKGSPETGLATASHLMEGSLRIGGQEHFYLEGQVSLAVPGEDGDMFVHTSSQHPSETQHIIARVLAVPDAAVTVEVRRMGGGFGGKESQANHWAAIAAVAARATGRPCKLRLDRDDDMIMTGKRHDFRVDWKLGHDSEGLLRVVDMRLFARCGYSADLSLGVVDRSMFHADSSYYYPDAMIHSRRLKTHTCSNTAFRGFGGPQGMLAAERMMDALAIRLGVDPLDLRKRNFYREGRDVTPYGMKVEEHATLHTIVEELEDSSDYRRRREEIAAFNASSPILKKGLALTPVKFGISFTLKHLNQAGALVHLYTDGSIHLNHGGTEMGQGLFQKVAQIVAEEFGVSLDKVKITATHTGKVPNTGPTAASSGTDLNGMAAKIAAETIRGRLVAFAAERYQVEPDEISFADNRVQLGERTMTLGELAREAHMARIQLSAAGFYATPNITWDRPSASGRPFFYFAYGAACSEVTVDTMTGEMRVDRVDILHDVGHSLNPAIDIGQIEGGFVQGMGWLTTEELVWDDRGRLRTHAPSTYKIPTASDVPEDFRVALYASPGNPSPTVYRSKAVGEPPVMLAISVFSAIHDALASLNPGAIPDLDAPATPEAILKAVLSMKRSRTG; this is translated from the coding sequence ATGCAGCCTGACGGGACACGCGAAGCTCCCGCGGCCGCGGCGCTCGCCAACGTCGGCCAGTCCCTGCCGCATGACAGCGCCATCCGCCATGTCAGCGGCAGCGCGGTCTATGTGGACGATATCCGCGAGCCGGCTGGCACGCTGCATGTGGTGCCCGGTTGGGCACGTGATGCCACAAGAGGCAGGATCCTTTCGCTGGATCTCGATCCGGTGCGCGCTCATCCCGGCGTCGTCGCGGTGATCGGCCCGTCCGAGGTGCCGGGCAAGAACGACGTGTCCCCCGCGCTCGGCGATGAGCCGATGTTCGCGGAGGAGGAGATCCTGTTCTGGGGCCAGCCGCTCTTTGCCGTCGTGGCTACGACGCGCGAGGCGGCGCGTCACGCCGCCCGCAAGGCCCGCATCGAGGTGGAGGACCTGCCGCCGCTGCTGACCGTCGAGGACGCGCTGGCGGCGGACGAGACGGTGCTGCCCGACTACCAGTTCCGCAAGGGCTCGCCTGAGACGGGGCTCGCGACCGCCAGCCACCTGATGGAGGGCTCGCTTCGCATCGGCGGGCAGGAGCATTTCTATCTCGAAGGCCAGGTGTCGCTGGCCGTGCCCGGAGAGGACGGCGACATGTTCGTCCACACCTCCTCGCAGCACCCGAGCGAGACGCAGCACATCATCGCCCGCGTGCTCGCCGTGCCGGACGCGGCGGTGACGGTGGAGGTGCGCCGCATGGGCGGCGGCTTCGGCGGTAAGGAGTCCCAGGCAAACCACTGGGCGGCGATCGCGGCCGTTGCCGCGCGTGCGACCGGACGTCCGTGCAAGCTTCGGCTCGACCGCGACGACGACATGATCATGACCGGCAAGCGGCACGACTTCCGCGTCGACTGGAAGCTCGGCCACGATTCCGAAGGCCTGTTGCGGGTGGTCGACATGCGGCTCTTTGCCCGCTGCGGTTACTCCGCCGACCTGTCGCTGGGCGTGGTCGACCGGTCGATGTTCCACGCCGATTCCAGCTACTACTATCCCGATGCGATGATCCATTCGCGCCGGCTCAAGACCCATACCTGCTCCAACACCGCCTTTCGCGGCTTCGGCGGGCCGCAGGGCATGTTGGCCGCCGAGCGGATGATGGACGCCCTGGCGATCCGCCTCGGGGTGGACCCGCTGGACCTGCGCAAGCGCAACTTCTACCGCGAGGGGCGGGACGTCACGCCCTACGGCATGAAGGTGGAAGAGCACGCGACGCTGCACACCATCGTCGAGGAGCTGGAGGACAGCTCGGACTATCGCCGGCGCCGGGAAGAAATCGCCGCCTTCAACGCGTCCAGCCCGATCCTGAAGAAGGGCCTGGCGCTGACGCCGGTGAAGTTCGGCATCTCCTTCACGCTCAAGCATCTGAACCAGGCCGGTGCCCTGGTGCATCTCTACACCGACGGCTCTATCCATCTGAACCACGGCGGCACCGAGATGGGGCAGGGCCTGTTCCAGAAGGTGGCCCAGATCGTCGCCGAGGAATTCGGCGTGTCGCTCGACAAGGTGAAGATCACCGCGACCCATACCGGCAAGGTACCCAACACCGGGCCGACGGCAGCCTCCTCCGGCACGGATCTCAACGGCATGGCCGCCAAGATCGCCGCCGAGACCATTCGCGGCCGCCTCGTTGCCTTCGCTGCCGAGCGCTATCAGGTCGAGCCGGACGAGATTTCCTTCGCCGACAATCGCGTGCAGCTCGGCGAGCGGACCATGACGCTCGGCGAACTCGCCCGAGAGGCGCATATGGCGCGCATCCAGCTGTCGGCAGCGGGCTTCTACGCCACGCCCAACATCACCTGGGATCGCCCCAGCGCCTCGGGACGGCCGTTCTTCTACTTCGCCTATGGTGCGGCCTGTTCGGAGGTGACCGTCGACACGATGACCGGCGAAATGCGGGTCGACCGTGTCGACATCCTCCACGACGTCGGCCACTCGCTCAATCCGGCCATCGACATCGGCCAGATCGAGGGCGGCTTCGTGCAGGGCATGGGCTGGCTGACCACCGAGGAACTGGTCTGGGACGACCGGGGCCGCCTGCGTACCCACGCTCCCTCCACCTACAAGATCCCGACCGCCTCCGATGTGCCGGAGGACTTCCGGGTGGCGCTCTATGCCTCGCCCGGCAATCCTTCTCCCACGGTCTACCGCTCCAAGGCGGTCGGCGAGCCGCCGGTCATGCTGGCGATTTCCGTCTTCAGCGCCATCCATGACGCGCTCGCCAGCCTCAATCCCGGCGCGATCCCGGATCTCGATGCCCCGGCAACACCGGAAGCGATCCTAAAAGCCGTCCTTTCCATGAAGCGGAGCAGGACCGGCTGA
- the xdhC gene encoding xanthine dehydrogenase accessory protein XdhC produces the protein MRNPWSAVLDLLERHGRCAMVSVLALQGSAPREVGARMVVAPDGSFHGTIGGGTLEYEAIAAAAAQAADKASADILKLRTFTLGPDLGQCCGGRVTLAMESFSDARLDEARCLASLAERGGFATRAAIGAQGEVGPREIVAGEDTVDAPLALSAGLLEERFTAGETRLVLFGAGHVGRAIVLALASLPFRITWVDSRANAFPAHAPRSVEARHLVDPTSLFRTSAGSAEPPTEVLIMTHDHALDLAIADAALRAPGIGGVGMIGSATKAARMVSRLRAAGHGEEALARFRCPIGISGIASKEPAAIAISVAAELMLRREQAGAFHNKRGSRLAGGMRLV, from the coding sequence ATGCGCAATCCCTGGAGCGCCGTTCTCGATCTGCTGGAGCGCCATGGCCGCTGCGCCATGGTCAGCGTTCTGGCGCTGCAGGGCTCGGCACCGCGTGAGGTCGGGGCGCGCATGGTGGTGGCGCCGGACGGATCGTTCCACGGCACCATCGGCGGCGGCACGCTGGAATACGAGGCCATCGCCGCGGCGGCCGCGCAGGCTGCGGACAAGGCCTCGGCCGATATATTGAAGCTGCGGACCTTCACGCTCGGTCCCGACCTCGGCCAGTGCTGCGGGGGCCGCGTGACACTGGCGATGGAGAGCTTTTCGGACGCCAGGCTCGACGAAGCGCGCTGCCTTGCATCACTTGCCGAGCGCGGCGGCTTTGCGACCCGCGCGGCGATCGGCGCGCAAGGAGAGGTGGGCCCGCGCGAGATCGTCGCCGGCGAAGACACTGTGGATGCGCCGCTCGCGCTCTCGGCCGGCCTGCTGGAAGAGCGGTTCACCGCCGGCGAGACGCGTCTCGTCCTGTTCGGTGCCGGCCATGTCGGACGCGCCATCGTTCTGGCGTTGGCCAGCCTGCCGTTCCGCATCACCTGGGTCGACAGCCGCGCAAATGCCTTTCCCGCCCATGCGCCGCGCAGCGTCGAGGCGCGCCATCTTGTCGATCCGACCTCACTGTTCCGGACTTCGGCCGGTAGCGCCGAGCCTCCGACGGAAGTGCTGATCATGACACATGACCACGCGCTCGATCTTGCGATCGCCGATGCCGCCTTGCGGGCGCCCGGGATCGGCGGTGTCGGCATGATCGGCAGCGCGACCAAGGCGGCGCGCATGGTCTCGCGGCTGCGGGCGGCCGGTCACGGCGAGGAGGCGCTGGCGCGCTTCCGCTGCCCCATCGGCATCTCCGGAATCGCATCCAAGGAGCCGGCGGCCATCGCCATTTCCGTGGCGGCCGAACTTATGCTTCGCCGCGAACAGGCAGGAGCTTTCCACAACAAACGTGGCAGCAGGCTTGCAGGGGGAATGAGGCTCGTATGA
- a CDS encoding ABC transporter ATP-binding protein: MTSTTPTDPPASGRERQGEILLEARGISKRFGEVLANDTVSLTLRAGEIHALLGENGAGKSTLVKILYGALEPNGGTLHWQGREVTISTPAEARQLGIGMVFQHFSLFEALTVAENIALALPKDTGMRELSARIREVSRDYGLTLDPEAIVADLPVGLRQRIEIVRCLLQEPRLIIMDEPTSVLTPQEADQLFLTLERLTSEGCAILYISHRLEEVKRICHHATVMRHGKVISECDPAQETAASLARMMVGSAVHDLDRGPRPEAGAVRLELRGLSAPADGPFSVAIDNVDLKVRGGEVVAIAGIAGNGQGELFDLVSGERLSAPDAIQIDGQSAGRSSITARRRAGAAFVPEERLGHGAVPGLRLSENIVLTRHSTGDGLVRGGFVDRAKAAQLEQRLKSNFDVRMSHDDAEARALSGGNLQKFVIGRELDRRPGVLVVNQPTWGVDAGAAALIRQELIDLSRQGSAVVVISQDLDEIFEIADRIAVISRGRMSDAEPAEAMTRERIGLLMGGMDEGQGGATHAA; this comes from the coding sequence ATGACATCCACGACACCGACAGATCCGCCCGCGTCAGGCCGCGAGAGACAGGGAGAAATCCTGCTCGAGGCTCGCGGCATCAGCAAGCGTTTCGGCGAGGTTCTCGCCAACGACACCGTGTCCCTGACACTGCGCGCCGGGGAGATCCATGCCCTGCTCGGTGAAAACGGTGCCGGCAAGTCGACCCTCGTGAAGATCCTCTACGGCGCGCTCGAGCCCAATGGCGGCACGCTGCACTGGCAGGGCAGGGAGGTGACCATTTCCACCCCCGCCGAGGCCCGGCAGCTCGGCATCGGCATGGTCTTCCAGCATTTCTCGCTGTTCGAGGCGCTGACGGTCGCCGAGAACATCGCACTCGCCCTGCCCAAGGACACCGGCATGCGCGAGTTGTCGGCGCGCATCCGCGAGGTCTCGCGCGACTACGGCCTGACCCTCGATCCCGAGGCCATCGTTGCCGATCTCCCCGTTGGCCTTCGCCAGCGCATCGAGATCGTCCGCTGCCTGCTGCAGGAGCCGAGGCTGATCATCATGGACGAGCCGACCTCGGTGCTGACGCCGCAGGAGGCAGACCAGCTGTTCCTCACCCTCGAGCGGCTCACCTCGGAAGGTTGCGCGATCCTCTACATCTCCCACCGCCTGGAGGAGGTGAAGCGCATCTGCCACCACGCCACCGTCATGCGCCACGGCAAGGTCATCTCCGAATGCGACCCGGCGCAGGAGACCGCCGCCTCGCTGGCACGGATGATGGTCGGGAGCGCGGTGCACGATCTCGACCGCGGTCCGAGGCCCGAGGCCGGCGCGGTACGGCTGGAGCTGCGCGGGCTTTCCGCCCCGGCGGACGGCCCCTTTTCCGTTGCCATCGACAATGTCGATCTGAAGGTGCGCGGCGGCGAGGTCGTGGCGATCGCCGGCATTGCCGGCAACGGCCAGGGAGAGCTCTTCGACCTCGTGTCGGGCGAGCGGCTGTCGGCCCCCGACGCCATCCAGATCGACGGCCAATCGGCCGGGCGCAGCAGCATCACCGCCCGGCGGCGGGCAGGCGCTGCCTTCGTCCCGGAGGAGCGGCTCGGCCACGGTGCCGTGCCGGGCCTGCGGCTCTCGGAAAACATCGTTCTGACGCGCCATTCCACCGGCGATGGACTGGTGCGCGGCGGTTTTGTCGACCGCGCCAAGGCAGCCCAGCTCGAGCAGCGGCTGAAGAGCAATTTCGACGTCCGCATGTCTCATGACGATGCCGAGGCACGCGCCCTGTCCGGCGGCAACCTGCAGAAATTCGTGATCGGCCGCGAGCTCGACCGCCGCCCCGGCGTTCTGGTGGTAAACCAGCCGACCTGGGGCGTCGATGCCGGCGCCGCCGCTCTCATCCGGCAGGAGCTCATCGACCTCAGCCGCCAGGGCTCGGCTGTGGTGGTGATCAGCCAGGACCTCGACGAGATCTTCGAGATCGCCGACCGCATCGCCGTCATCTCTCGCGGCCGAATGTCGGATGCCGAGCCGGCGGAGGCCATGACCCGCGAGCGCATCGGACTGCTCATGGGCGGGATGGATGAAGGGCAGGGAGGCGCGACCCATGCGGCTTGA